The following proteins are encoded in a genomic region of Thermococcus pacificus:
- the pdxS gene encoding pyridoxal 5'-phosphate synthase lyase subunit PdxS, which produces MGKLDIIEAKGTERLKRGFAKMVKGGVIMDVTNAEQARIAEEAGAVSVMALHRVPADIRKAGGVARMAPIEKIQEIMDAVTIPVMAKVRIGHVAEARILEALGVDMIDESEVLTPSDPYFHIDKREFKVPFVCGNRNLGEAVRRIWEGAAMMRTKGEAGTGNIVEAVRHVRLLKDNIALIQRMTDEQVYGVAEKFAEPYLRLAFEVREISGLPRQVLENEPVYGHYTYREIVEGLYKILLEIKKLGRLPVVNFAAGGVATPADAALMMQMGMDGVFVGSGIFKSSNPGKMARAIVEAVNHWDEPDVLVEISKEIGEPMRGQDIEELEVRLEERGV; this is translated from the coding sequence ATGGGGAAGCTTGATATTATCGAGGCAAAGGGCACTGAGAGACTCAAGAGGGGATTCGCAAAGATGGTAAAGGGCGGCGTTATAATGGACGTCACCAACGCTGAACAGGCGAGAATAGCTGAAGAGGCCGGGGCCGTTTCAGTTATGGCCCTCCACCGCGTTCCGGCAGACATCAGGAAGGCTGGTGGAGTCGCCAGAATGGCACCGATAGAGAAGATCCAGGAAATAATGGATGCGGTGACGATCCCGGTGATGGCCAAGGTCAGGATAGGCCACGTCGCCGAGGCGAGGATCCTTGAGGCCCTGGGAGTAGACATGATCGACGAGAGCGAGGTTCTCACTCCATCAGACCCGTACTTCCACATTGACAAGCGCGAGTTCAAGGTCCCGTTCGTCTGCGGCAACAGGAACCTCGGTGAGGCCGTCAGGAGGATATGGGAAGGCGCGGCCATGATGAGGACGAAGGGCGAAGCGGGAACCGGAAACATCGTCGAGGCGGTCAGGCACGTCCGCCTTCTCAAGGACAACATCGCCCTAATCCAGCGCATGACCGACGAGCAGGTCTATGGCGTTGCTGAGAAGTTTGCCGAACCTTACCTCAGGCTCGCCTTTGAGGTCAGAGAGATAAGCGGCCTCCCGAGGCAGGTTCTTGAGAACGAGCCAGTTTACGGCCACTACACCTACCGCGAGATCGTTGAGGGCCTCTACAAGATCCTTCTGGAGATCAAAAAGCTCGGAAGACTACCAGTAGTCAACTTCGCGGCTGGAGGAGTTGCCACACCCGCTGATGCTGCCCTGATGATGCAGATGGGCATGGACGGTGTCTTCGTTGGCTCTGGAATCTTCAAGAGCTCCAACCCAGGGAAGATGGCGAGGGCGATAGTCGAGGCCGTAAACCACTGGGACGAGCCCGACGTCCTCGTGGAGATAAGCAAGGAAATTGGAGAGCCAATGCGCGGACAGGACATTGAGGAGCTTGAAGTCAGGCTCGAGGAGAGGGGCGTCTGA
- the nadC gene encoding carboxylating nicotinate-nucleotide diphosphorylase, which translates to MVPLDYLLRFIEEDAPFGDVTSEAVIPEGTKAKAVIIAKQEGVIAGVEEAKALFEHFGVKVEVRKRDGEEVGKGDVILNLEGDARAILLVERTALNVMGRMSGIATEVRRLVERVRAVNPKVRIAGTRKTLLKPIDKRALLIGGGEPHRFSLSDAILIKDNHLALVPLEEAIRRAKEFSVYKVVEVEVESLEDAVEAAKAGADVVMLDNMTPEEIGEAIEALKREGLRDRIKIEVSGGITPENIAEYAKLDIDVISLGYLTHSVRNFDVSLEIIGRA; encoded by the coding sequence ATGGTCCCGCTCGACTATCTCCTCAGGTTCATTGAGGAGGATGCACCTTTCGGCGACGTCACGAGTGAGGCAGTCATCCCGGAGGGAACAAAAGCGAAGGCCGTTATCATAGCAAAGCAGGAAGGGGTTATAGCGGGCGTTGAGGAAGCTAAAGCCCTATTCGAGCACTTCGGCGTTAAGGTGGAGGTCAGGAAGCGCGACGGAGAAGAAGTGGGAAAAGGAGACGTCATCCTCAACCTTGAGGGAGACGCGAGGGCGATTCTCCTCGTCGAGAGAACCGCATTAAACGTCATGGGCAGGATGAGCGGCATCGCAACGGAGGTCAGAAGGCTCGTCGAGAGGGTTAGAGCCGTCAATCCAAAGGTCAGAATAGCGGGGACCAGAAAGACCCTCCTAAAGCCGATAGACAAGAGAGCGCTCCTCATCGGCGGCGGCGAGCCTCACCGCTTCTCGCTGAGCGACGCGATACTCATAAAGGACAACCACCTTGCCTTAGTTCCGCTTGAGGAAGCGATAAGGCGCGCGAAGGAGTTCAGCGTTTACAAGGTCGTCGAGGTTGAGGTTGAGAGCCTTGAGGACGCGGTTGAGGCCGCTAAAGCTGGAGCAGACGTTGTGATGCTCGACAACATGACGCCGGAGGAGATAGGGGAGGCAATAGAGGCTTTAAAGAGGGAAGGCCTCAGAGATAGGATCAAAATCGAGGTCTCCGGGGGAATAACGCCCGAAAATATAGCTGAATACGCGAAGCTCGACATCGACGTCATAAGCCTCGGCTACCTCACCCATTCCGTCAGAAACTTTGACGTCAGCCTCGAAATTATTGGGAGGGCCTAA
- the nadA gene encoding quinolinate synthase NadA: protein MDVDGLIDEIIRLKEERNAIIMAHNYQLPEIQDIADFLGDSLELARKAVNVDAEVIVFAGVDFMAETAKILNPEKTVLLPTRRATCAMANMLKPEHIIEAKKRYPDAPVVLYVNSSAECKALADVTVTSANAAKIVGKLDSDVVIFGPDNNLAHYVAKRTGKTIIPIPEGGHCYVHRRFTLEDVERARKLYPNAKLMVHPECNPEVQEAADLIVSTGGMIRRAPEWNEWVVFTEREMVYRLSKLYPDIKFHPAREDATCIGMKAITLNHIYESLRDMKYEVEVPKEIAEKARKAIERMLEMS from the coding sequence ATGGACGTGGACGGGCTGATCGATGAAATTATCAGGCTTAAGGAGGAGCGCAACGCCATAATCATGGCCCACAACTATCAGCTGCCGGAGATACAGGACATAGCGGACTTCCTGGGGGACAGCCTCGAGCTCGCGAGGAAAGCGGTGAACGTTGATGCAGAAGTCATAGTTTTCGCGGGCGTTGACTTCATGGCCGAGACGGCTAAAATCCTCAATCCAGAAAAGACTGTCCTTCTCCCGACGAGGAGGGCCACGTGCGCGATGGCCAACATGCTCAAACCAGAGCACATAATCGAGGCGAAGAAGAGATATCCCGACGCCCCAGTTGTTCTTTACGTCAACAGCTCGGCCGAGTGCAAGGCCCTCGCGGACGTTACGGTAACCTCAGCCAACGCCGCCAAAATCGTCGGAAAGCTCGACTCGGACGTGGTTATCTTCGGCCCCGACAACAACCTCGCCCACTACGTGGCGAAGAGGACGGGCAAGACCATAATACCCATCCCCGAGGGCGGCCACTGCTACGTCCACAGGAGGTTCACCCTCGAGGACGTCGAGCGCGCGAGGAAGCTATATCCCAACGCCAAGTTGATGGTTCACCCGGAGTGCAACCCGGAGGTGCAGGAGGCGGCTGATCTCATCGTCTCAACCGGCGGGATGATAAGGCGCGCCCCGGAGTGGAACGAGTGGGTTGTTTTCACGGAGAGGGAGATGGTCTACAGGTTGAGCAAGCTCTATCCGGACATCAAGTTCCACCCTGCGAGAGAAGACGCCACCTGCATCGGGATGAAGGCGATAACGCTGAACCACATCTACGAGTCGCTCCGCGATATGAAGTACGAGGTTGAGGTGCCCAAAGAGATAGCGGAGAAGGCGAGGAAGGCAATAGAGAGAATGCTGGAGATGAGCTGA